The following are from one region of the Nocardioides marmotae genome:
- a CDS encoding o-succinylbenzoate synthase produces MRTRFRGVTVREGVLLEGPAGWGEWSPFLEYDAAVAEPWLRCAEEAAAGDWPAPVRASVPVNVTVPAVDAERAHAIVRAGGCATAKVKVAEPGQTLADDQARVEAVRDALGPAGRVRIDVNGLWSTDEALARLPVLDRAAGGLEYVEQPCATVEELAAVRRAVGVPVAADESIRRAADPYRVRDLEAADVAVLKVQPLGGVRACLRIAEDIGLPVVVSSALESSIGLAAGVALAAALPELPYACGLATAQLLAADTTTEPLLPVAGEIAVRVPALDPGHPVAAPDRVAHWEARLAEVRALREGRLP; encoded by the coding sequence ATGCGCACCCGCTTCCGCGGCGTCACGGTCCGCGAGGGCGTGCTGCTCGAGGGGCCGGCCGGCTGGGGGGAGTGGTCGCCGTTCCTGGAGTACGACGCCGCGGTCGCCGAGCCGTGGCTGCGCTGCGCCGAGGAGGCCGCCGCGGGTGACTGGCCCGCGCCGGTGCGCGCGAGCGTGCCGGTCAACGTGACCGTGCCGGCCGTCGACGCCGAGCGGGCCCACGCGATCGTCCGCGCCGGCGGCTGCGCGACCGCGAAGGTCAAGGTCGCCGAGCCGGGCCAGACCCTCGCCGACGACCAGGCCCGCGTGGAGGCGGTGCGCGACGCGCTCGGGCCCGCCGGCCGGGTCCGGATCGACGTCAACGGCCTGTGGAGCACCGACGAGGCGCTCGCCCGGCTGCCCGTGCTCGACCGCGCCGCCGGCGGCCTGGAGTACGTCGAGCAGCCCTGCGCCACGGTCGAGGAGCTCGCCGCGGTGCGCCGGGCCGTCGGCGTGCCGGTGGCCGCCGACGAGTCCATCCGCCGGGCCGCGGACCCCTACCGCGTGCGCGACCTGGAGGCCGCCGACGTCGCGGTGCTCAAGGTGCAGCCGCTCGGTGGGGTGCGGGCGTGCCTGCGGATCGCGGAGGACATCGGGCTGCCGGTCGTCGTCTCCTCCGCCCTGGAGAGCTCGATCGGGCTGGCCGCGGGCGTCGCGCTCGCCGCCGCGCTGCCCGAGCTGCCCTACGCCTGCGGGCTGGCCACCGCCCAGCTGCTGGCCGCCGACACCACCACCGAGCCGCTGCTGCCGGTCGCCGGCGAGATCGCGGTGCGCGTGCCCGCCCTCGACCCCGGCCACCCGGTCGCCGCGCCCGACCGGGTCGCGCACTGGGAGGCGCGGCTCGCCGAGGTCCGGGCGCTGCGCGAGGGTCGGCTCCCGTGA
- the resB gene encoding cytochrome c biogenesis protein ResB, whose product MSDPRETQYDKLPEGRRAGELSFRELLRFAWRQITSMRTALVLLLLLALAAVPGSIVPQEGVDALATTRWREDHPTLAPIYDKLGLFDVYGSVWFSAIYLLLMISLVGCIVPRTLVYWRALRAQPPRAPRNLARMPDTTSYRTEESAEQVLARAREVLGRRHRVRKAEPGEDAVSAERGYLREAGNLVFHLSVVVVLVGFAIGGLFGYKGGVILVTGDGFGNTLTSYDDFVPGSLFTPDQLDPFSFTVEDFEVDWLLSGRAAGQARGFSADVRYREDRDAEEKSYDLRVNHPLTVGSTDIFLIGHGYAPVVTIRDGNGEVAYNGPTIFLPQDQSLFSFGVIKAPSAQPEEIGLEGVLYPTFGMTEEGDPVNLLGKAANPLLSVLVYAGDLGMDEGGSQSVYVLDKADAEQVVDEDGKPLRLDMRPGETVTLPDGLGSVTFEGLQDWQRIQISQTPGKMIALAGVVLALAGLLGSLFIRPRRVWVRAREDADGTLVEVAALDRSGGGEVAPVLEELVAQLRGNQPLETKRNETS is encoded by the coding sequence GTGAGCGATCCCCGCGAGACCCAGTACGACAAGCTGCCCGAGGGCCGCCGCGCCGGGGAGCTGTCCTTCCGCGAGCTCCTCCGCTTCGCCTGGCGCCAGATCACCTCGATGCGCACCGCGCTCGTGCTGCTCCTGCTGCTCGCCCTGGCCGCGGTGCCCGGCTCGATCGTGCCCCAGGAGGGCGTCGACGCGCTGGCGACCACCCGCTGGCGCGAGGACCACCCGACGCTGGCGCCGATCTACGACAAGCTCGGCCTCTTCGACGTCTACGGCTCGGTGTGGTTCTCCGCGATCTACCTGCTGCTGATGATCTCCCTCGTCGGCTGCATCGTGCCCCGCACGCTCGTGTACTGGCGCGCGCTGCGCGCCCAGCCGCCCCGCGCCCCGCGCAACCTGGCCCGGATGCCCGACACCACGTCGTACCGCACCGAGGAGAGCGCCGAGCAGGTCCTCGCCCGGGCCCGCGAGGTGCTCGGCCGGCGGCACCGGGTGCGCAAGGCCGAGCCCGGCGAGGACGCGGTCAGCGCCGAGCGCGGCTACCTGCGCGAGGCCGGCAACCTGGTCTTCCACCTCTCGGTGGTCGTGGTGCTGGTCGGCTTCGCCATCGGCGGGCTGTTCGGCTACAAGGGCGGCGTCATCCTGGTCACCGGCGACGGCTTCGGGAACACGCTGACCTCCTACGACGACTTCGTGCCCGGCAGCCTGTTCACCCCCGACCAGCTCGACCCGTTCAGCTTCACCGTCGAGGACTTCGAGGTCGACTGGCTGCTCTCGGGCCGCGCGGCCGGCCAGGCCCGCGGCTTCAGCGCCGACGTGCGCTACCGCGAGGACCGCGACGCCGAGGAGAAGAGCTACGACCTGCGGGTCAACCACCCGCTCACCGTCGGCAGCACCGACATCTTCCTCATCGGCCACGGCTACGCCCCGGTCGTCACCATCCGCGACGGCAACGGCGAGGTGGCCTACAACGGCCCCACGATCTTCCTGCCCCAGGACCAGAGCCTGTTCTCCTTCGGCGTCATCAAGGCCCCCTCGGCGCAGCCCGAGGAGATCGGCCTGGAGGGCGTGCTCTACCCGACCTTCGGCATGACCGAGGAGGGCGACCCGGTCAACCTGCTCGGCAAGGCGGCCAACCCGCTGCTCTCGGTGCTCGTCTACGCCGGCGACCTCGGCATGGACGAGGGCGGCTCGCAGTCGGTCTACGTGCTCGACAAGGCCGACGCCGAGCAGGTCGTGGACGAGGACGGCAAGCCGCTGCGGCTGGACATGCGGCCCGGCGAGACCGTGACGCTGCCCGACGGCCTGGGCTCGGTCACCTTCGAGGGCCTCCAGGACTGGCAGCGCATCCAGATCAGCCAGACCCCCGGCAAGATGATCGCGCTCGCCGGCGTCGTGCTGGCGCTGGCCGGCCTGCTCGGCTCGCTGTTCATCCGCCCCCGCCGGGTCTGGGTTCGTGCCCGCGAGGACGCGGACGGCACACTGGTCGAGGTCGCCGCGCTCGACCGCTCCGGCGGCGGCGAGGTCGCGCCGGTGCTCGAGGAGCTCGTGGCGCAACTGCGGGGCAACCAGCCCCTCGAGACGAAGAGGAATGAGACGTCGTGA
- the ccsB gene encoding c-type cytochrome biogenesis protein CcsB: MSDAAWETLSNQAVAVCGLVYFLALISHLIQWSALRKLPVGIEEKTSVQAPVAVGAGGSVVEDLEAREPDVVRRTELFGRLGLLLTIIATAVHLVALVGRGMAADPNRVPWGNMYEFTLSGTFVVSAGYLLLNRRFGLAWMAPIVVGFVVVVLMVDVVWLYDPVAPLSEALYSPWLVIHVVSAVIATGAFTLGGICSAFYLIKERRPARPTGYLARVPEPAALDRIAYRMHAFAFPVWTFAVLITGPIWAHQAWSAYWSWDPKEVWAFITWVVYAAYLHARATAGWKGRNAAMLALVGLATLWFNFIGINFFSTTSQHSYAAPAVVVEAPAGLEASAAGSAGELAQPLRG; this comes from the coding sequence GTGAGCGATGCTGCGTGGGAGACGCTGAGCAACCAGGCGGTCGCCGTCTGCGGCCTCGTCTACTTCCTGGCCCTGATCAGCCACCTGATCCAGTGGTCGGCCCTGCGGAAGCTGCCGGTCGGCATCGAGGAGAAGACGTCGGTCCAGGCGCCGGTCGCGGTCGGTGCCGGGGGCTCGGTCGTCGAGGACCTCGAGGCCCGGGAGCCGGACGTCGTGCGGCGTACCGAGCTCTTCGGCCGGCTCGGCCTGCTGCTGACGATCATCGCGACCGCGGTGCACCTGGTGGCGCTGGTCGGGCGCGGCATGGCCGCGGACCCCAACCGGGTGCCCTGGGGCAACATGTACGAGTTCACGCTCTCGGGCACGTTCGTCGTGAGCGCCGGCTACCTGCTGCTCAACCGCCGCTTCGGGCTGGCCTGGATGGCGCCGATCGTCGTCGGCTTCGTCGTCGTGGTGCTGATGGTCGACGTGGTCTGGCTCTACGACCCGGTCGCCCCGCTGTCCGAGGCGCTCTACTCGCCGTGGCTGGTCATCCACGTGGTCTCCGCCGTCATCGCCACCGGCGCGTTCACCCTCGGCGGCATCTGCTCGGCGTTCTACCTGATCAAGGAGCGCCGTCCGGCGCGCCCGACCGGTTACCTGGCCCGCGTCCCCGAGCCGGCCGCGCTGGACCGGATCGCCTACCGCATGCACGCCTTCGCGTTCCCGGTGTGGACCTTCGCGGTCCTCATCACCGGCCCGATCTGGGCCCACCAGGCGTGGTCGGCCTACTGGAGCTGGGACCCCAAGGAGGTCTGGGCGTTCATCACCTGGGTCGTGTACGCCGCGTACCTCCACGCCCGCGCCACCGCCGGCTGGAAGGGCCGCAACGCCGCGATGCTGGCGCTGGTGGGCCTGGCCACGCTGTGGTTCAACTTCATCGGGATCAACTTCTTCTCCACCACCAGCCAGCACTCCTACGCCGCGCCGGCGGTCGTGGTCGAGGCGCCCGCAGGGCTCGAGGCGTCGGCAGCGGGATCAGCCGGCGAGCTCGCGCAGCCGCTCCGCGGATAG
- a CDS encoding 1,4-dihydroxy-2-naphthoate polyprenyltransferase, whose amino-acid sequence MATASEWLAGARPRTLPAAVSPVLAGTGVAAYVDAAVWWKALLALVVSLALQVAVNYANDYSDGVRGTDDVRVGPMRLVGSGAATPAAVKRAAFLAFGVAGVAGVALAATTAWWLVAVGVVCVLAAWGYTGTSRPYGYLGLGEVMVFVFFGLVAVVGTTYVQTGTFEPAALVAAVGIGALACAILVANNLRDIPTDTLAGKRTLAVRLGDRGTRQLYAALVAVAALAVVGLAAVTTWWALAGLAFLVPAGAATRTVLGGATGPGLIPVLQRTGSAELAWAVLVSVPLFLAG is encoded by the coding sequence GTGGCAACTGCATCCGAGTGGCTGGCCGGCGCCCGGCCCCGCACCCTGCCGGCGGCGGTCTCGCCGGTCCTCGCCGGGACCGGCGTGGCGGCGTACGTCGACGCGGCGGTGTGGTGGAAGGCCCTGCTCGCCCTCGTGGTGAGCCTGGCGCTCCAGGTCGCGGTCAACTACGCCAACGACTACTCCGACGGCGTCCGCGGCACCGACGACGTCCGGGTCGGCCCGATGCGGCTGGTCGGGTCGGGCGCGGCCACCCCCGCGGCGGTCAAGCGCGCGGCGTTCCTCGCCTTCGGCGTGGCCGGCGTGGCCGGCGTCGCCCTCGCCGCGACCACCGCCTGGTGGCTGGTGGCGGTCGGGGTGGTGTGCGTGCTCGCGGCCTGGGGCTACACCGGCACCTCGCGGCCCTACGGCTACCTCGGCCTCGGCGAGGTCATGGTCTTCGTCTTCTTCGGCCTCGTGGCCGTGGTCGGCACGACGTACGTCCAGACCGGCACCTTCGAGCCCGCGGCGCTCGTCGCCGCCGTCGGCATCGGCGCGCTGGCCTGCGCGATCCTCGTCGCCAACAACCTGCGCGACATCCCCACCGACACCCTCGCCGGCAAGCGCACCCTCGCGGTGCGGCTCGGGGACCGCGGGACGCGCCAGCTGTACGCCGCCCTCGTGGCGGTCGCGGCGCTGGCCGTGGTCGGCCTCGCCGCGGTGACCACGTGGTGGGCGCTGGCCGGGCTGGCCTTCCTGGTGCCCGCCGGCGCCGCCACCCGCACCGTGCTGGGCGGGGCCACCGGGCCCGGGCTGATCCCGGTGCTCCAGCGCACCGGCTCGGCCGAGCTGGCCTGGGCCGTGCTGGTCAGCGTGCCGCTGTTCCTCGCCGGCTGA
- a CDS encoding AMP-binding protein: MTLDAWLSAPSEPDPWVVETSGSTGRPKRVLLPRSSVLASVAASARRLGAEGQWLLALPDAFVAGLQVIARSLVAGHAPVRVEDHASFVAATAAMTTEHRFTSLVPTQLHRMLEVPEEAAALATFHTVLVGGGPIDPALRRRAEERGVHVVATYGAAETAGGCVYDGVPLDGVGLALDRDGRIRLAGPTLFAGYQDDPALTAEVLVDGWYLTSDAGRLDEDGRLQVLGRLDDVVVTGGVNVPAPAVAARLREHPGVRAAEVLGVPDEEWGNRLVAFVVGDVPLAELRDWVGAEHPRSWKPRQLVALDDVPLLGNGKPDRLALRRLAQEAS, encoded by the coding sequence GTGACGCTCGACGCGTGGCTCTCCGCCCCCTCCGAGCCCGACCCGTGGGTGGTCGAGACGTCCGGGTCGACGGGGCGCCCCAAGCGGGTGCTGCTGCCCCGCTCGTCGGTGCTCGCCTCCGTCGCCGCCTCGGCCCGCCGGCTGGGCGCGGAGGGGCAGTGGCTGCTGGCGCTGCCGGACGCCTTCGTCGCCGGTCTGCAGGTCATCGCGCGCTCGCTCGTCGCGGGGCACGCACCGGTGCGGGTCGAGGACCACGCGTCGTTCGTGGCGGCCACGGCGGCGATGACCACCGAGCACCGGTTCACCTCGCTGGTCCCGACCCAGCTGCACCGGATGCTCGAGGTGCCCGAGGAGGCCGCGGCGCTCGCCACCTTCCACACCGTCCTGGTCGGCGGCGGGCCGATCGACCCGGCGCTGCGCCGCCGCGCCGAGGAGCGCGGGGTGCACGTGGTGGCGACATACGGCGCGGCGGAGACGGCCGGCGGCTGCGTGTACGACGGCGTCCCGCTCGACGGGGTCGGCCTCGCGCTGGACCGCGACGGCCGGATCCGGCTGGCCGGCCCCACGCTCTTCGCCGGCTACCAGGACGACCCGGCGCTGACCGCCGAGGTGCTCGTGGACGGGTGGTACCTCACCTCCGACGCCGGCCGCCTCGACGAGGACGGCCGCCTCCAGGTGCTCGGCCGGCTCGACGACGTGGTGGTGACCGGCGGCGTCAACGTCCCGGCCCCCGCCGTCGCCGCCCGGCTGCGCGAGCACCCGGGCGTGCGCGCGGCCGAGGTGCTCGGCGTGCCCGACGAGGAGTGGGGCAACCGGCTGGTCGCCTTCGTGGTCGGGGACGTGCCGCTCGCCGAGCTGCGCGACTGGGTCGGCGCCGAGCACCCCCGGTCGTGGAAGCCCCGCCAGCTGGTCGCGCTCGACGACGTACCCCTGCTCGGCAACGGGAAGCCCGACCGGCTCGCGCTGCGCCGGTTGGCGCAGGAGGCGTCGTGA
- a CDS encoding DUF4229 domain-containing protein, whose product MKEFVVYTALRIALFLGSLALVFGLWWAVAGEVPVLWAVVIAFVMSGLGSLWLLNGPREAFAQRVQERADRAAKRFEDMKAKEDVD is encoded by the coding sequence GTGAAGGAGTTCGTCGTCTACACCGCCCTGCGCATCGCCCTGTTCCTCGGGTCGCTCGCGCTCGTCTTCGGTCTCTGGTGGGCGGTCGCCGGTGAGGTACCGGTCCTGTGGGCCGTCGTCATCGCGTTCGTGATGAGCGGGCTCGGCTCGCTGTGGCTGCTCAACGGCCCCCGCGAGGCGTTCGCCCAGCGGGTCCAGGAGCGCGCGGACCGCGCCGCGAAGCGCTTCGAGGACATGAAGGCCAAGGAGGACGTCGACTAG
- a CDS encoding TlpA family protein disulfide reductase, with product MTPPPRTLPPGSAPRRAPRRAARALATVLALATLGACTSVEGTGDKGYVTGDGEVRVLDPAQREEPVDLTGTDLAGQEVDLADLRGKPVVLPVWGSWCVPCRAEAPDVVAAAEELEGTASFVGINIRDTEGGAQAFQREFDVPYPSIVDDGLALLAFTGTLTPYTVPAFVVLDEQGRVGASILGELPSTQTLVDLVDEVTGG from the coding sequence ATGACCCCTCCGCCCCGCACGCTGCCCCCGGGCAGTGCTCCCCGCCGCGCGCCCCGCCGCGCCGCCCGCGCGCTCGCCACGGTGCTGGCGCTGGCGACCCTCGGCGCCTGCACCTCGGTCGAGGGAACCGGGGACAAGGGGTACGTCACCGGCGACGGCGAGGTGCGCGTCCTCGACCCCGCCCAGCGCGAGGAGCCCGTGGACCTCACCGGCACGGACCTCGCCGGGCAGGAGGTCGACCTCGCCGACCTCCGCGGCAAGCCGGTCGTGCTGCCCGTGTGGGGCTCGTGGTGCGTGCCGTGCCGCGCCGAGGCGCCCGACGTGGTCGCGGCGGCCGAGGAGCTGGAGGGCACCGCGAGCTTCGTCGGCATCAACATCCGCGACACCGAGGGCGGCGCCCAGGCCTTCCAGCGCGAGTTCGACGTGCCGTACCCCTCGATCGTCGACGACGGCCTGGCGCTGCTGGCCTTCACCGGCACCCTGACCCCCTACACCGTGCCCGCCTTCGTCGTCCTCGACGAGCAGGGCCGGGTCGGGGCGAGCATCCTCGGGGAGCTGCCGTCCACCCAGACGCTGGTCGACCTCGTCGACGAGGTCACCGGTGGGTGA
- a CDS encoding TlpA family protein disulfide reductase, whose amino-acid sequence MSKRRTLPALIGTAVLLAATACSGSGASEAPEDEAPTGLGWVTLDDPKAVELPAGDPIGSRGGVDAAIDTGKPVLLNFWASWCVPCRAEMPLLADVAERDDVEVVGVSLDQFEDKAVEFLDETEADYPSWRDPDMELMASYAPAVSPNRLPATVLIVDGEVVAAHPGEFTSAEDLSAERLRELAG is encoded by the coding sequence GTGAGCAAGCGCCGCACCCTCCCCGCGCTCATCGGCACCGCCGTCCTCCTCGCCGCGACCGCCTGCAGCGGGAGCGGTGCTAGCGAGGCGCCCGAGGACGAGGCGCCGACCGGCCTGGGCTGGGTGACCCTGGACGACCCGAAGGCCGTCGAGCTCCCCGCCGGCGACCCGATCGGCTCCCGCGGGGGCGTGGACGCCGCGATCGACACCGGCAAGCCGGTGCTGCTGAACTTCTGGGCCAGCTGGTGCGTGCCCTGTCGCGCCGAGATGCCGCTGCTGGCCGACGTGGCCGAGCGCGACGACGTGGAGGTCGTCGGTGTCTCCCTCGACCAGTTCGAGGACAAGGCCGTGGAGTTCCTCGACGAGACCGAGGCCGACTACCCGAGCTGGCGCGACCCCGACATGGAGCTGATGGCCAGCTACGCGCCGGCGGTGAGCCCCAACCGGCTGCCCGCGACCGTGCTCATCGTGGACGGCGAGGTCGTCGCCGCCCACCCGGGCGAGTTCACCTCCGCCGAGGACCTATCCGCGGAGCGGCTGCGCGAGCTCGCCGGCTGA
- a CDS encoding cytochrome c biogenesis CcdA family protein, whose translation MGDWFRDQAFSGSLVLAMPVALVAGLVSFFSPCVIPLLPGYLSYATGLSGADLASGEAQTRRGRMLLGSVLFVLGFAVVFVSIGALSGQVGHWLITWRRELTVVLGSLTILLGLVFAGLLPMFQREWRVHRVPAVGLAAAPVLGFLFGLGWTPCIGPTLAAISALSLNEATAGRGALLSGIYALGLGIPFILAGLAYRRALGAFGWFRRHQTAVVRAGGAMLVVVGLLLVTGVWDQAVTWIQSEIVTSTETSL comes from the coding sequence GTGGGTGACTGGTTCCGCGACCAGGCCTTCTCGGGGTCGCTCGTGCTCGCCATGCCCGTCGCCCTGGTGGCGGGCCTGGTCTCGTTCTTCTCCCCGTGCGTCATCCCGCTGCTGCCCGGCTACCTCTCCTACGCCACCGGCTTGTCCGGAGCGGACCTGGCCAGCGGCGAGGCGCAGACCCGCCGCGGGCGGATGCTGCTCGGCTCCGTGCTCTTCGTGCTGGGCTTCGCCGTCGTCTTCGTCAGCATCGGCGCGCTCTCCGGCCAGGTCGGCCACTGGCTGATCACCTGGCGCCGTGAGCTGACCGTCGTCCTCGGCAGCCTGACCATCCTCCTCGGGCTGGTCTTCGCCGGCCTCCTGCCGATGTTCCAGCGCGAGTGGCGGGTCCACCGCGTCCCGGCCGTCGGCCTGGCCGCGGCGCCCGTGCTCGGGTTCCTCTTCGGCCTCGGCTGGACCCCGTGCATCGGCCCCACGCTGGCCGCGATCAGCGCGCTCTCGCTCAACGAGGCCACCGCCGGCCGCGGCGCCCTGCTCTCGGGGATCTACGCCCTCGGCCTCGGCATCCCGTTCATCCTCGCCGGCCTGGCCTACCGCCGCGCGCTGGGGGCCTTCGGCTGGTTCCGGCGCCACCAGACCGCCGTGGTCCGCGCCGGCGGCGCGATGCTCGTCGTCGTCGGGCTGCTGCTCGTCACCGGCGTGTGGGACCAGGCCGTCACCTGGATCCAGTCCGAGATCGTCACCAGCACGGAGACTTCCCTGTGA
- a CDS encoding MFS transporter — MPRPLAAVVANLRPPTPLAARLSVQSVLFAIGDGTFITASAVFFTQVVGLSAAQVGVGITVAGIASFLVAVPAGKLADRIGPQRMWALGALGTALAYAVWPLIDGFAAFLVMSVVLEVVNSAGGAARGAYVLDVVPRVERVASQAYMYAAMNLGFTVGALFGGVALAFEGDTVVAALPWFTATLMLGNAFWITRLPKAAHRERPNALEAAVVGALEDAEGARTVPGALQNRAFLLTSFFSGVLWTNQVLLHIVIPLWLVQETDAPRVLVALLFGTNTVMCIFLPMVVAKTVSGLTTALRATRISSTFLVLSCVITLVTHDTIGWVTITLVWVGHVTVTVGELFLSAAGWAFESDLSDPDRRGEYQGAQNLGSTLGYVWAPALYTYLAMEQGALGWLVIAGILVVATVAIHPSVRAAQRFLERHDLDPAR, encoded by the coding sequence GTGCCCCGTCCCCTCGCCGCCGTCGTCGCCAACCTCCGGCCGCCCACGCCGCTGGCGGCCCGGCTCTCGGTGCAGTCGGTGCTCTTCGCGATCGGCGACGGCACGTTCATCACCGCCAGCGCGGTGTTCTTCACCCAGGTCGTCGGCCTCAGCGCCGCGCAGGTCGGCGTCGGCATCACCGTCGCCGGCATCGCCTCCTTCCTCGTCGCCGTCCCAGCGGGCAAGCTCGCCGACCGGATCGGCCCGCAGCGGATGTGGGCGCTCGGCGCGCTCGGCACCGCCCTGGCGTACGCCGTGTGGCCGCTCATCGACGGGTTCGCAGCCTTCCTGGTGATGAGCGTGGTCCTCGAGGTGGTCAACAGCGCGGGCGGGGCGGCCCGCGGGGCGTACGTGCTGGACGTGGTCCCCCGGGTCGAGCGGGTGGCCTCCCAGGCCTACATGTACGCGGCGATGAACCTCGGCTTCACCGTCGGCGCGCTGTTCGGCGGCGTCGCGCTGGCCTTCGAGGGCGACACGGTGGTCGCCGCGCTCCCGTGGTTCACCGCCACGCTCATGCTCGGCAACGCCTTCTGGATCACCCGGCTGCCGAAGGCCGCCCACCGGGAGCGGCCGAACGCGCTCGAGGCCGCCGTGGTCGGCGCGCTCGAGGACGCCGAGGGCGCCCGGACGGTCCCCGGCGCGCTGCAGAACCGCGCCTTCCTGCTCACCTCGTTCTTCAGCGGCGTGCTGTGGACCAACCAGGTGCTGCTGCACATCGTCATCCCGCTGTGGCTGGTGCAGGAGACCGATGCGCCGCGGGTGCTCGTCGCGCTGCTCTTCGGCACCAACACCGTCATGTGCATCTTCTTGCCGATGGTGGTCGCCAAGACCGTCTCCGGGCTGACGACCGCCCTGCGCGCCACCCGGATCAGCAGCACGTTCCTCGTGCTCTCGTGCGTGATCACGCTGGTCACCCACGACACCATCGGCTGGGTGACGATCACCCTGGTCTGGGTCGGCCACGTCACCGTCACCGTCGGCGAGCTGTTCCTCTCCGCCGCCGGGTGGGCCTTCGAGTCCGACCTCTCCGACCCCGACCGGCGCGGGGAGTACCAGGGGGCGCAGAACCTCGGCAGCACCCTCGGCTACGTGTGGGCCCCGGCGCTCTACACCTACCTCGCGATGGAGCAGGGCGCGCTCGGCTGGCTGGTCATCGCCGGGATCCTGGTGGTGGCCACGGTCGCGATCCACCCCTCCGTGCGGGCCGCCCAGCGCTTCCTCGAGCGGCACGACCTCGACCCGGCCCGCTGA